From the genome of Methanobacterium formicicum:
AATGTAAATTTTCCAAAATGTAAATTGCTTTCTTTTAATGTAAATTAAGTGTCTGTTTGAAACCTATGAATTTTTTATCCTTTAGCTATGCCCTGCTTCTCTGTTTTAGGTGTAAAAATAATAAGTTGTAATCCTCCAAAAAAATAGGAAACAATACCCTCTCCAAAAAAAACGTGGAGATAGGGTATTTATGTTGGAAACCCTAGATTTTCCTTGTTTTAGTATTTTTCGCAGCGTATCATGAAGTATTCTGTGGGGTGGTCACAGGAGGGACATTTTTCTGGTGGTTGTTTTGCAGTGACTGAATATCCGCATTTAATACAGGTCCAGGTGACTTCTTCATCTTTTTTAAAGAAGGTTCCGGCTTCAATTTCTTTCAAGACCTGAATGTACCTTTCTTCGTGGTGGATCTCTGCGCGGCCTATGGAATTCAAACGCTGGGCAACGTCATCCAGTCCTTCTTCCTTAGCTACTTTAGCAAATTCGGGGTACATTTCACTGTTTTCGTAGTGTTCACCAGCAATGGCTGCCTTTAAGTTTTCCACGGTATCTCCCAGGGTGAGGGGGGCTTCCGCTTCCACTACAATGGCATCATCATCCAGTGATGCGTCTTTTTTCAGGTTCTGGATCATCCTGAATAACCATTTTGCGTGTTCACGTTCGTTATCCGCAGTTTCCAGGAATATTTTCTCGAGTTCAGGGTACCCATCCTTTTTAGCCTGTTTAGCATAGAAAGTGTACCTGTTTCTAGCCTGACTTTCACCAATAAATGCTTTTGTAAGGTTTTCTA
Proteins encoded in this window:
- the rbr gene encoding rubrerythrin codes for the protein MQKTLENLTKAFIGESQARNRYTFYAKQAKKDGYPELEKIFLETADNEREHAKWLFRMIQNLKKDASLDDDAIVVEAEAPLTLGDTVENLKAAIAGEHYENSEMYPEFAKVAKEEGLDDVAQRLNSIGRAEIHHEERYIQVLKEIEAGTFFKKDEEVTWTCIKCGYSVTAKQPPEKCPSCDHPTEYFMIRCEKY